From Klebsiella sp. RHBSTW-00484, the proteins below share one genomic window:
- a CDS encoding H-NS histone family protein produces the protein MNPIQEELTSERTLKKFLKESDYTFLNMLNDRISSALADKKAEHDEQEKQRIERENKRMELMSLIEAEGFSLTDLIGSEAQVKSPKRKPKYEYIEGGVKKHWSGVGRTPRPIQNELDAGKPLDSFLIANQSS, from the coding sequence ATGAACCCTATCCAGGAAGAATTAACCTCTGAAAGAACGTTAAAGAAATTCCTTAAAGAAAGTGATTATACATTTTTAAACATGCTCAATGACCGTATTTCATCCGCACTGGCGGATAAAAAAGCAGAGCATGACGAGCAAGAAAAACAACGTATCGAACGTGAAAATAAGCGAATGGAATTAATGTCACTTATTGAAGCGGAAGGGTTTTCCTTGACTGATTTAATCGGTAGTGAAGCACAGGTCAAATCTCCGAAACGCAAACCTAAATATGAATATATTGAAGGTGGTGTTAAAAAACATTGGTCAGGCGTAGGACGAACACCCCGCCCTATTCAAAACGAACTTGATGCAGGAAAACCTCTTGATTCCTT